One part of the Anaerolineales bacterium genome encodes these proteins:
- the mreC gene encoding rod shape-determining protein MreC: MRPSRNNPYQLAALLVAAAGLLLLALGGYLTPLFTGALNPVEGVQGWLYTRFQAVQDFVNAPVNIASLRQENALLRAENAQLQTEIITLQQQVSEGELLSALLDFARARPENTYQAAGVIGQDPSPFLHYIIINRGSDDGLRRGMPVVSQQGLVGRIAQVTATASRVELITDPGSQVSVRMQPSEVDGLLSGSVTSQLSIDLIPLDANLQAGDLVFTSGIGGAYPGNILIGQISNVRREATALFQTASVQSAVDFTRLEIVLVIVNFQPLDISPLLDSGS; encoded by the coding sequence ATGCGCCCCTCTCGTAACAATCCCTATCAGCTCGCCGCCCTGCTGGTCGCCGCCGCAGGCCTTTTGCTGTTGGCCCTGGGCGGCTACCTTACCCCGCTGTTCACGGGAGCCCTAAACCCTGTGGAAGGCGTGCAAGGCTGGCTGTACACACGCTTTCAAGCCGTGCAGGATTTTGTGAACGCGCCGGTTAACATCGCCAGCCTGCGACAGGAGAATGCCTTGCTGCGCGCCGAGAACGCTCAACTGCAAACGGAGATCATCACCCTGCAGCAGCAGGTCTCCGAAGGCGAGCTGCTCTCCGCCCTGCTGGATTTTGCCCGCGCCCGCCCTGAGAACACCTACCAGGCGGCCGGCGTCATCGGTCAGGACCCGAGCCCTTTCCTCCATTACATCATCATCAACCGCGGCTCAGACGATGGGTTACGCCGCGGTATGCCGGTTGTCTCGCAACAGGGCCTGGTTGGCCGCATCGCCCAGGTGACCGCCACAGCCTCCCGAGTGGAGTTGATCACCGACCCCGGCAGCCAGGTGAGCGTGCGCATGCAGCCCTCCGAAGTGGACGGCCTGCTCAGTGGCAGCGTCACCAGCCAGCTCAGTATTGACCTCATTCCGCTGGATGCCAACCTGCAAGCCGGCGACCTGGTGTTCACATCCGGTATTGGTGGCGCCTATCCCGGCAACATCCTCATCGGCCAGATCAGCAATGTGCGCCGCGAGGCGACGGCGTTGTTCCAAACCGCCTCCGTGCAATCAGCGGTGGATTTCACCCGCTTGGAGATCGTGCTGGTCATCGTCAACTTCCAGCCTCTCGACATCAGCCCCTTGCTGGACAGCGGGAGCTAG